CGACGGCGCGCTGGAGACCGGCACCGGCTCCGGCGGCGGCTGCGACGGCAACGTGTTCTCCGGCAACAGGGTCGCGAACCGGGGCCGCGCCGGAGACCGTGCCACCGGGCTGGTGCTGCGCTGCGCCGCGGACATGCGGATCACCGGCAACACCTTCGAGAACCTCAGCCAGTTCACCTTCCTGATCTCCACGGACGGCGGCTTCGCCGGCCGGATCGACGGCATGTCGATCACCGGCAACGCGGTCGAGCAGGCGCCGGGGGTGGTGGTCCAGCGCCTCCAGGTCGCATCGGCGACCCAGCTCCCGCGGATCACCATCGACGCCAACCGCTACCGGCTGGCGGGCACGGCCTTCGCGGTCGTCGGCCCGGACGATTCCTCGGACGCGGCCAACACCCTCGACTTCCCTGCCTGGCAGTCGCAGACCCACTTCGACGCAACCTCCTAGGACTTTCTTCCCCTCGCTTCCCCTCGCTGCCCCGATGCCCGCTCGGCGATCTCGCGGACCTTCCTACGGCACGACTCGCGGCCCCGCGCGGACCGGCTCGCGTGCCAGCCGGGCAACCCCTCGATCCAACCCACTTTCGGTACGCCCCGAGCATCCGTCCCGAGCCCACCCGCCCGCGAGACCGCTCCGGGCCCGGACCGCCACGCGCCCCCGCCCCCGGCTGGCACTCAAGGCCCTGTCCGGGTACGCGATAGGGCCGTGCGGGCCAGCTCGAGAGGCTCGGGCTGGTGTTCATGGCCCTGTCCGGGCACGGGATAGGGCGGTGCAGGCCAGCTCGAGAGGCTCGGGCTGGTGTTCATGGCCCTGTCCGGGCACGGGATAGGGCGGTGCAGGCCAGCTCGAGAGACTCGGGCTGGTGTTCATGGCCCTGTCCGGGCACGCGATAGGGCCGTGCGGGCCAGCCCGGGAGACTGGGCTGGTGTTCATGGCCCTATCCGGGCATGGGAAAGGGCCGTGCAGGCCAGCCCCAGAAACTCGAGCTGGTGCCCAGTGTCTGGGCGTGGGATAGGGCCGTGCGGGCCAGCCCGGGAGACTCGGGCTGGTGTCCAGGGCCCTGTCCGGGCACGCGATAGGGCCGTGCGGGCCAGCCCGAGAGGCTCGGGCTGGTGTCCAGGGCCCTGTCCGGGCACGCGATAGGGCCGTGCGGGCCAGCCCGGGAGACTGGGCTGGTGTTCATGGCCCTATCCGGGCATGGGAAAGGGCCGTGCAGGCCAGCCCCAGAAACTCGAGCTGGTGCCCAGTGTCTGGGCGTGGGATAGGGCCGTGCGGGCCAGCCCGAAAAACTCGGGCTGGTGTCCAGGGCCCTGTCCGGGCGTGGGATAGGGCCGTGCGGGCTAGCCCGGGAACTCGGGCTGGTGCTCACGGCCCTATCTGGAGGCCGGATAGGGCCGGGAGCGCCAGCCGTGGGGTTGAGGCTCGAGCGAGCAGCGCTGGCACGAACGTGGCCTGCTCGTGCACGTGATCTGGGTTGGTGCCCTCGTCCAGGACCAGATGGGCCGCCGTGCGGCCCGGCTCCTGCCGTGGCTGGCGGATCGAGGTCAGCGGCATGGCCGTGGTCGCCGTGACGTCGATGTCGGCGAAGCCGACGATGGCCGGGGCGTGCGGAAACCGCAGCACGGCGGTCGCCGCGTGCCGCAACAGGCCCAGCGCCAAGAGGGCCTCGGCCGGTCCGCAGCGGACCCGCACGACACGCTTCGCGGCCGGAGGTGGGCCGCAGCCTCGCGAGCCGGCTGCCACGGGGCTACAAGTCGTACCGGAAAAGGATCCGTAAGGGTGTGGGCGGGCATCGCGGCAGCGGGGAAGGCGACGGCCCCAGCACCTCGGGGGTGCCGGGGCCGAGCCACCGCTATCCGGTCGTCTGATAGATGGTGACGCCGGGGGCCGCGTAGAAGACCTTCCAGTCGGCGGAGGCTTTCAGGCCCTGGGTGAGGGAGGCGAAGGAGCCCGCCGGGAGGGTGCCGAAGTAGGACGTCTGGCGTTCCATCGAGTCGCTGACCACCAGGTAGTTGGTGGGGTAGTTCATCGCCTTGACGTACTCGGTGAGGTCGGCGATCCGGGAGCTGTTGAGGTTGCCGGTGAAGTACGGGTCGCCGATCAGCGAGATGTCGACCGAGACGTGGCCCTTGTTGAAGGAGCCGTAGTTGCCCCGCAGCTTCGTCGGGAAGTTCGGGGCGATCAGGATGACGCCCGAGCCCGGGCGGGCGTGGGCGTAGAGGTAGTCGGCGGCGACGATGTCGGTGCGGGTGACGAAGTGGACCTCGCTCTGGCCCTGGAGTCCCTGGAGGCCGGCGAACATCAGGAGGCCGGCCAGGACGCCGGTGCCGATCTTCCAGGACCAGGTGCGGTGCGGCTTGCCGCCGGCCCAGACGGTGGCGACCAGCAGCGCGGTGAACGGCAGCGAGAACGCGTAGACGCGGTAGATCGCCTCGCCGCCGTAGCTGCCGCCGGCCAGGGTGGTGATCGGCAGGTAGGCGAGCAGGGCCGCGACCAGGACCGTGCCGAGGCGCTTGCGGGCGCGCCAGACGGTGAACAGGCCGGTGGCCCAGAGGCCGATCGCCAGGGCGCGGGCGACCAGGGCGGAGAACTCCTGCTGCGGGGTGCTCCAGCTCGCCGCGTTGCCGGAGGCGTTGGCGAACAGGTTGAAGTCGAAGATCGAGTACTGGCTGCTGACCGAGCCGATCCGGGGGGCCAGGAAGGCGACCAGGACGGCGCCGAAGACCACCGCGAGCAGGCGCGGGCGCAGGATGCCGAGCACCGCCAGGACCACCAGCGGGACCATCATCATGACCGGGGTGAGCTGGTGCGACACCACGATCGCGGCGTAGATGACGGTGGCCGCGGCGCCCGCCCAGAGCTTGCCGCGGCGGCTGACGTCGGGGTGCTCCGGGAGGTCCCGGGTGAGCCAGGCGCGCAGCCTCTCGCCCCGGGGGAAGCGCGTGATCTCGCCGGTCGGCGGGCCGGTCAGCCAGCGGATGACGATCACCCAGAAGGCGAGCATCAGCGGGTAGACGTAGCCCTGGGGGGAGAAGTAGCCGATGTCCACCCACATGCACATCTGCGCCATCAGCGTGCCGAGCGCGATCACCCGGCGGTTGGTGGTGAACTGGCGCAGCAGGGCCGCGGTCATCAGGCCGTTGAGCAGCATGCAGGCCAGCGAGGACCAGGCGGCGAACGAGATCGGGTCGAGGCCGGAGACCTTGGACAGCATGGCGACGACCGCGAAGAAGCCGGGCCACTGCTGGTAGATGTCGGTGGAGTCGATCAGGTGGCCGTTGTCCCGGATCAGCTCGACGACACCGAGGTGCTTGTAGGTCCAGGCGTACTCGATGGTGCCGCTCAGGATCGGGACGGTGGCCTGCATGATCGCCGGGACGGCGAGGATGCCGGCGATCAGCACCAGCGGGCGGGCCCGGCCGAACAGCTCGGCCCCGAACCCGATGCCGAGCAGCGCGAGCGCCACGAAGAAGGGGACGCCCAGGGTGGTGGAGAGGCCGTAGGCGCCGAAGTCGGCGGGGCTGAACCGGACCAGCGTGACGATCCAGAGCGCCAGGCCGGCGGGCAGCGTGACCAGCGGCAGGATCGTGGTCAGCCGGGCGCCGCCGGGCTCGCCGGGGTCGCTGAGGGCCGGGCGGGCGAAGCGGGCGCCGGAGCGCCACTGCCGGACGACCTGGACCGCGCCGGCGACCAGGGCGGCGCCGGCCAGCACGCCGAGCGACGCCGCCGGGTTCCAGACATGCAGCCAGAGGGTGAGCACGGCCGGCGCGACGCTGATCGACAGGCTCAGGGCGGTCGCCATCGACCAGGCGGTGAGCCGGTTCTGCAACGGGACGAAGCCGAGCACGGCGGCGCCCGGGGCGACCAGAATCATGGCGAGGAGCAGCACCAGCCGCGCCCCGTGGTGCGGGACGAGCTGGCCGGCGACGCCGAGCAGGCCGCCGAGGATCGCGATGGCGGCGAACTCCAGGCGGGTGTCCAGGCCGGGCGTGGCGTCGGCCGGTGCGGTCGGCGGCTTCGCCTTGCCGGCCCGGATCGGGCGCCGGATGAGCTGGGTGGCGCTGTTCTCCACCCGGGGGATGACCTGGGTCGCGGCGGCATCCGTCGTCGTCGGCAGCTGGATCTTGACGGTCTTCTCGCCGAGATCCAGGCGCATCGTCTCCTCACCGACCGGCTTCGTGGACGGCACCGGGATGATCGCGGTCGCCTCCGGGTCCGGTGACGATCCGTTCGTGGTCTCGGGCGAGCGCTGCTGCGCCATGCGGTAGGGCCTCCAGGTAAATCTGTCGGGTCAGCTCAGTGGTGCTGGCGGAGCTTGGCCCGGGCGGCACGCCGCCCCCGCAGGTAGGCGCGGGGACCGGCGATCATTCCCTTTCGGTTGGCGCCGAGCAGTTCGCGAGGAAAATCGTCCTGCAAGGTGGAGACGCGCAGGCTGTCCGAGCCGGTCAGATCCCGGTACGCCGTCGGCGCCAGCCTCAGCAGCCGCCAGATCAGCCCCGGCCGGCCCAGCAGCAGGCTGGTGTACGCGGCGGTCAAGCCGGTGCCGTACCCCACCATCTGCTTCTCCAGGCCCGCGAAGTCGCGCCGGTGGTAGTGGTGGGTGACCGCGGTCGGCTGGTAGACGATCGTCCCGCCGGCCAGCAGCACCTGGGTGAACGCCAGGGTGTCCTCGGAGCCCATGGCCGGGGTGCCGGCGCCGAGCGCGGTGTCCCAGCCACCGATCCGCTCGATCACGCCGGGCCGGAAGGTCATGTTCGCCCCGGTGCCGAACGGCGGCAGCGGGTACAGCGGGCTCTGCGGGTGCCGCGGCCCGAACACGTCCGGGGTGAACCCGCGGCCCTTGCTGTGCCCGCCGAACTGCTCGAACCAGATCTGCGCGCGGGTCTCCAGCTCGGCGGGGACGATCACGCCGGAGACCACGTCCGCCTCCGGGTGCTCGACCAGGGCCCGGGCCACCTCGGCCAGCCAGTGCGGGTCGGCCAGCTCGTCGTCGTCGATCCAGGCCATGATCTCGCCGGGGCAGGCGGCGACGGCCGCGTTGCGGGCGAACGAGAGACCGGCCTTGGGCTCCTTGAGGTACCCGACCGGGCCGCGCCGGGCCGCCGACCGGACCACCTCGGCGGTGGTGTCGGTGACCGGGGCGTTGTCCACCACCAGGATCTTGAAGTTCGGGTACTGCTGGGCGAGCAGGCTGTCCAGGCAGCGGGCCAGCGCGCCGGGCCGCTCCCGGGTGCAGATCACCACGGTGATGTCCGGGGCGGCGGCGAGCACCGCGCGCCGGCTCGCCAGGAACGCCGGCTCGGTGGCCGGGGTGAAGCCGTTGGCCGGGATGGCGGCGCCGCCGATCCGGGGGCGCACCACGTCGCCCAGCTCGTCGTCGATGGCGGCGGCCAGGTCGACCGGGCTCAGGCCGTACTCCGGTACGTCGACCAGGATGGTGCCGAGCGGCTCGGTGAAGAGCCGGACCAGGGCCCAGGCCTGCTGCACCCGGCGGCCGTCGGCGGTCGCCGGGGCGACCCGCGGCAGCGGCTGGGACAGCTCCAGGTCCAGCACGACGGCGGGGAGCGGGGTGTCCGTCTCGAAAACGGGGGCGGTGGTCACTGGGCGGCCTTCACTGCGGGGCGCCGGACGGGCCGGCGCGAGCTGATGGTTTCCACGACGCCGCCGAGCGCGGCGGCGGCCACTCCGGCGACCACGCCGCCGGCCCGCAGCAGCTGGTTCACGCCCTGGCCGCGGACGGCGCCGGTGAGGTGCCGCAGGAACGCCTTGGGCAGCGACCACAGGTAGCTGCGCTCGGCGCCGAGCGCGTCGTTCTCGTGCAGGCCGGCCATCTGCACCTTGCCCCGGCCCTCGGCGTAGCAGCGGCGCACGAAGAACCGGAAGGAGGCCCGCTCGGCGGGGACCTCGTGCTGGATGACGGCGCTCGGCACGTACATCCAGCGGCCGCCGCCGATCTGGCTCATCCGCAGGCAGAGGTCGGTGTCCTCGGGCCGGTTGCGGTCGCCGAGCTTGCCGAAGCCGACCCGGAAGCCACCGGCCGCGGCGAACGTCTCGCGGCGCACGATCATGTTGGCCGACCAGACGTTGCGGATCGGGGCGGTCTCGGTGGGCATGCCGGCGTACGACCCGCCCACGGCCCACAGGAACTCGGCCGGCATCCAGCGCGGCTCGGGGCCGGCCCAGGCCGGGACGATCGCGCCGCCGGTGCCGATCACCGACGGGTCCGCGAACGGCTCGATCTGCCGGGCCAGCCAGTGCCGGTCGGCGATGATGTCGTCGTCCAGGAACGCGATCAGCGGGGTCCCCGCGTGCTCGGCGCCGGTGTTCCGGTTGCCCGAGACGCCCTGGGGATAGGCGTTCTCCAGCACGGTCACGCCGGACAGCTCGGCCTTGGCCCGGGCGAACATCACCGGGTTGTGGTCGACGACCACGACGATCTCGTCCGGCCGGTGCGTCTGGGCCCGGGCCGACTCGAGCGTGCGCTGCAGGTACGACCAGCGCTTCTCGGTGTACGTGGGGATGACGATCGTGGTGGGGTGGGTCACGAGGGGGTGCTCCTGACGGCGGGGCGGGCGTCCTAGTTCTGTCGCGACCGCAGGTCGCGGGTGGGACGGGTGCCGAGGTCGTCGATGCCCGGGGCGCGCAGGTGGTTCAGGTCCTGGGTGGGGCGGGTGCCGAGGTCTTCGCGGCGGGCGCGGTTGACGTGCCCGCGCGGGTCCACGGTGTGCGGGCCGTCGGCGGTCGCGGCGCGGCGCGCGGCGGCCCGCTTGGCCAGCGTGGTGGCGAACAGCTCGACGCCGGCCTTGCGGCGGCCCCGGGCGCGGCCGAACTCGCTGAAGATGGTCCGCAGCACGCGGAAGCCGTCCCGGAAGGTGTTCAGGTTGCTCTGCCCGTGGATCCGCTCGTGCTCGGTGCTGCCGACCTCGCCGACCTTCAGCTTCTCCGCCACCGCACGGATGTTGATCATGGTCTCGATCTCGAAGCCGTCGCCCCACAGCTTGCTGCCGTCGGCCGGCCGGGGCAGGTCGACGTCCGGCAGGTCGAGGGCCGGGACCACGTCGCGCCAGAACGCGTTGTAGCCGTAGCAGAGGTCGGTGAACTTCGTCTTGAACAGGACGTTGACCACCAGGTTGAGCCCGTCGTTGCCGAGCTTGCGCAGCCGGGTGATGTCGTGGCTGTGGCCGCCGAAGTTGAACCGGGTGCCCTTCACGAACTGATCGCCGCCGGTCAGCTTGCCCACGAACAGCGGGATCTCGCCCGGGTCGGTGGAGCCGTCGGCATCGATCATCACGATGATGTCGCCCGTGCACGCCGCGAAACCGCAGGCCAGGGCGTTGCCCTTGCCGGTGCGGGTCTGCTGCACCACGACCACGTCGGGGCGCAGCTCGCGGGCCACCGCGACGGTCCGGTCCTTCGACCCGCCATCGACCAGGATCACCTCGGTGATCATCGCCGGGAGCTTCGCGAACACGTGCGGCAGATTCCGCTCCTCATTCAGCGCGGGGATCACCACGCTCACGGTCGGTGATTGC
Above is a genomic segment from Actinoplanes ianthinogenes containing:
- a CDS encoding substrate-binding domain-containing protein, whose product is MRVRCGPAEALLALGLLRHAATAVLRFPHAPAIVGFADIDVTATTAMPLTSIRQPRQEPGRTAAHLVLDEGTNPDHVHEQATFVPALLARASTPRLALPALSGLQIGP
- a CDS encoding glycosyltransferase, with protein sequence MTTAPVFETDTPLPAVVLDLELSQPLPRVAPATADGRRVQQAWALVRLFTEPLGTILVDVPEYGLSPVDLAAAIDDELGDVVRPRIGGAAIPANGFTPATEPAFLASRRAVLAAAPDITVVICTRERPGALARCLDSLLAQQYPNFKILVVDNAPVTDTTAEVVRSAARRGPVGYLKEPKAGLSFARNAAVAACPGEIMAWIDDDELADPHWLAEVARALVEHPEADVVSGVIVPAELETRAQIWFEQFGGHSKGRGFTPDVFGPRHPQSPLYPLPPFGTGANMTFRPGVIERIGGWDTALGAGTPAMGSEDTLAFTQVLLAGGTIVYQPTAVTHHYHRRDFAGLEKQMVGYGTGLTAAYTSLLLGRPGLIWRLLRLAPTAYRDLTGSDSLRVSTLQDDFPRELLGANRKGMIAGPRAYLRGRRAARAKLRQHH
- a CDS encoding glycosyltransferase family 2 protein, coding for MTHPTTIVIPTYTEKRWSYLQRTLESARAQTHRPDEIVVVVDHNPVMFARAKAELSGVTVLENAYPQGVSGNRNTGAEHAGTPLIAFLDDDIIADRHWLARQIEPFADPSVIGTGGAIVPAWAGPEPRWMPAEFLWAVGGSYAGMPTETAPIRNVWSANMIVRRETFAAAGGFRVGFGKLGDRNRPEDTDLCLRMSQIGGGRWMYVPSAVIQHEVPAERASFRFFVRRCYAEGRGKVQMAGLHENDALGAERSYLWSLPKAFLRHLTGAVRGQGVNQLLRAGGVVAGVAAAALGGVVETISSRRPVRRPAVKAAQ
- a CDS encoding glycosyltransferase family 2 protein, with product MELSHVHTNTDSNRPQSPTVSVVIPALNEERNLPHVFAKLPAMITEVILVDGGSKDRTVAVARELRPDVVVVQQTRTGKGNALACGFAACTGDIIVMIDADGSTDPGEIPLFVGKLTGGDQFVKGTRFNFGGHSHDITRLRKLGNDGLNLVVNVLFKTKFTDLCYGYNAFWRDVVPALDLPDVDLPRPADGSKLWGDGFEIETMINIRAVAEKLKVGEVGSTEHERIHGQSNLNTFRDGFRVLRTIFSEFGRARGRRKAGVELFATTLAKRAAARRAATADGPHTVDPRGHVNRARREDLGTRPTQDLNHLRAPGIDDLGTRPTRDLRSRQN